A portion of the Colius striatus isolate bColStr4 chromosome 1, bColStr4.1.hap1, whole genome shotgun sequence genome contains these proteins:
- the HIKESHI gene encoding protein Hikeshi isoform X1, with protein MFGCLVAGRLVQAAPQQVAEDKFVFDLPDYENINHVVVFMLGTIPFPEGMGGSVYFCYPDQNGMAVWQLLGFVTNEKPSAIFKISGLKSGKGSQHPFGAMNLPQTPTVAQVGISVELLENLAQQTPVASAAVSSVDSFTEFTQKMLDNFYNFASSFAVTQAQMTPNPSEAFIPANVVLKWYENFQRRLTQNPLFWKT; from the exons ATGTTCGGCTGCCTGGTGGCGGGCAGGCTG GTACAAGCAGCTCCCCAGCAAGTGGCTGAAGACAAATTTGTATTTGATTTACCGGACTATGAAAACATCAACCATGTAGTGGTCTTCATGCTGGGAACTATACCATTTCCAGAAGGAATGGGAGGATCTGTCTATTTTTGTTATCCGGACCAGAATGGGATGGCAgtgtggcagctgctggggttTGTCACTAATGAGAAGCCAAGTGCCATCTTCAAAATTTCTGGTCTGAAATCTG GGAAGGGAAGTCAACATCCCTTTGGTGCCATGAACCTCCCTCAGACGCCAACGGTGGCCCAGGTTGGAATCTCAGTGGAACTGCTGGAGAATCTGGCCCAGCAGACTCCTGTTGCAAGTGCTGCTGTCTCATCAGTAGATTCATTCACAGAG ttcACTCAGAAGATGTTGGATAACTTCTATAACTTTGCTTCCTCATTTGCTGTTACTCAGGCACAGATGACCCCCAATCCTTCTGAAGCTTTCATTCCTGCCAATGTTGTTCTGAAATG